Part of the bacterium genome, AGCTCTATCGCCTGCTGCGCCGCGGAGGTGACGAGAATATTCTCCGCGGTCACGTCAATCCCGTCGTATGCCTTGTGGTACTTGATCAATTCCCTGATCAGTTCGGGATGTCCTTCGGTGGGGCCGTACTGCAGCGCCGTATCGTCGTGCTGGTCCACGACATGATCTACAAGCGTCCTCATCAATTCCTGGTTGATCGTGTCGGGATGAGGCAATCCGCCCGCGAAGCTGATCACGCCCGGCTTGGTCGTCAACTTCAGGAGCTCTCGTATTTCGGATCGCTTTACATTCTTGGCGCGGTCGGAAAAAAGCTTGTCGGCCCAGATCATACGGAAACCTCCGGTGGAAGGATGTCTACCAAGCCATTATACCGGACTGTGCCTTTCCGAAAAGGCGGCGCGGAATTTGAAGGCCGGAAATTTGCGCCGAAATCACAAGCCGATTGGTGGTGCGGCGCTATCCCGCGGCCGTCAAAGTTTCCCCTTGCCAGATTTCGGGGTAAAGCGGATATCTGTCGCAAAGCTGCGCGACTTTGCCCCGCACGGAATCCAGATCTGCCGAACCTTCATCCGCAAGCAGCGTCGCCGCGATCAGCTCGCCGATTTCGTGCATCTCCGCCTCTCCCATTCCTCGCGTGGTCAGCGCCGGCGAGCCTATCCTTATTCCGCTTGCGATGAACGGCTTCTCGGTGTCGAATGGAATCGTGTTCTTGTTGACCGTTATTCCCACGGAGTCCAAACGTTCCTCGGCTTGCTTGCCGGTCAGCCCCTTGGATTTCACGTCCACGAGGACAAGATGGCAGTCCGTTCCGCCCGAAACGATGCGGAATCCCTTGGCGGCGAGGCTCGACGAAAGCGCCTGCGCGTTTTCGAGCACCCGCCGCTGGTAAACCTTGAACTCCTCGGTTCCCGCCAATTTGAAGCAAACCGCCTTCGCGGCGATCGCGTGCATCATCGGCCCGCCTTGGACGCCGGGAAAAACCGCCTTGTCAATCTGCGCCTTGTATTCTTCAGGGCAAAGTATCAGCCCGCTCCTCGGCCCGCGCAGAGTTTTGTGCACGGTGCTGGTTACGACATGCGCATGCGGCACGGGAGTGGGATACAGTCCCGCGACAATCAATCCCGCCCAGTGCGCGATGTCGGTCATCAAATAGGCGCCGACGCTGTCGGCAATC contains:
- a CDS encoding serine hydroxymethyltransferase, encoding MYDYLKETDPEIYQAVVDEAHREHAKLELIASENFVPYAVLEALGQPMQNKYAEGYPGKRYYGGCEFVDVAEKLARKRAKALFGAEHANVQPHSGAQANTAAYMAFLSAGDKIMGMDLSHGGHLTHGHPLNFSGIYFQVVSYGVDKETEQINYFTLAEQAAAEKPKMLVVGASAYPRKIDFARMREIADSVGAYLMTDIAHWAGLIVAGLYPTPVPHAHVVTSTVHKTLRGPRSGLILCPEEYKAQIDKAVFPGVQGGPMMHAIAAKAVCFKLAGTEEFKVYQRRVLENAQALSSSLAAKGFRIVSGGTDCHLVLVDVKSKGLTGKQAEERLDSVGITVNKNTIPFDTEKPFIASGIRIGSPALTTRGMGEAEMHEIGELIAATLLADEGSADLDSVRGKVAQLCDRYPLYPEIWQGETLTAAG